The following is a genomic window from Verrucosispora sp. WMMD573.
CAACCCATCCCCACGACATCGAGCCGCGAGCACTTCCGGGACAGCGACATCTCCTTGATGACCAACGCGGAGAAGCCCGGCGTCAGTAGGCCGGTGGACGACACGCAGCACAGGTAACGCACGTCGTCGATCGAGGCGCCCGCCTCGGCCAGGCAACTGTCGATGGCCGCCGACGCGATTCGCAGCCCGCCCGCCCGGTGTTTCTCCAGCAACTGCCCCTGGGACTCGGTCTCCCGGGCTCCGTCGGCCCCGGTGGGTGGCAGCATGAGATGACGGCGCTCAATAGCGCTGTTCTCAAACAGCAACCGGATCTTCTCGTCCTTGATGGCGAACTCGGCCAACAGGTCGGCCTGCGAGTAGGAGTCCGGTGGAACGGCGGTCCCCACTCCGACGATCCGTGCGGTCCGCCGCCGCGAATCGGTGCCGCCCACCATGCCTGTCATCGAGGTACTGTCCATGGTCGATCAGTCCAATCCAGTTCAAGTCGAGGGAACGGGCGGGTGAGCCTCGTGTCGGCGCAACGGGTTCGGTACGTCAAGGACGGCCGGGTCGCCCGGGTGACGCTCAATCGACCGCGAGTGCACAACGCGATGGACCTCGCCATGCATGCGCAACTGGCCGAGGTCTGGGACGACTTCGCCGCCGACGACGACCTCTGGGTCGCGGTGTTGACCGGGGCGGGCACCCGTGCGTTCTCCGTCGGGCAGGATCTCAAGGAGACCGCGGAGCAGATCCGCACCGGCAACCCCCCGGCGTCCTCCTTCGGTAGCCGGGGCCGGCCCGGATGGCCAAGGCTCACGGAGCGCTTCGACCTCGACAAGCCGGTCATCGCGGCGGTCCGGGGGTATGCCCTCGGGGGCGGGTTCGAGTTGGCTCTGGCCTGCGACATCATCATCGCGTCCACCGACGCCACCTTCGCGCTGCCCGAGGCCAGGCTCGGTCTTGTCCCAGGGGCCGGCGGGGTGTTCCGGCTCACCCGGCAGGTACCGCTGAAGGTCGCCATGGGTCATCTCCTCACGGGCCGCCCACTGACCGCCGACCGCGCGTACGACCTGGGTGTGGTCAACGAGGTCGTGCCCGCGGAAGAACTCGACACGGCCGTGGCCGAGTGGGTGGAGGACCTACTGCGCTGTGCCCCGCTCGCGGTGCGCTCGATCAAGCAGGCCGCGGCTGCGTCCGCCACCATGCCGCTCGCAGAGGCTTTCCGGGCGCACTACCCGGGCGAGGAGCGACGCCGGCACAGTCGTGACGCGTCCGAGGGGCCGTTGGCGTTCGCGGAGAAGCGCCAACCACGGTGGACGGGCACCTGATCGGGTGGTCATCCCAGGTAGTCCTCCGGTCCGCCGTCCCGGACGGTGTCGAGAGTGAAGCAGTGGAAGCCGCCGCCGAAGAGCCGCCGATGCCGGTGACGCACCGGAACGACAGTGAACTTCCGCTGTTCCAGGGTCTTGATCAGCTCCGGGCATGCCTCGTTGACCAACACCGTGTCCGGGTCCACCGACAGCACGTTGAGGTCGATGAATGGGCTGGTCAGAACCAGGTCGTCGTCGGCGTAGGTGGGGAAGTTGTTCCCCTCCGGCGGTGGTGGAATGATCATGTCCCAGCTGCGTAGTGGCGCCGGCAACTTCTCGGCGACCGCTTCCGAGCGCACGAGCAGGGTGCCGGGCCGCAGCGCGAGCACCATACTGTCGATGTGGCTGTCCGAGAGGCGGTGCACCCGGTGGAACCGGAACCGTCCCTCGAAGTGGCGCTCCAGCCAGTCGACCGCGTACGCGTGGTTGACGGTGGAGACGTTCACCACGATGTCGCGGCCGAGCCGTAGGCACTGCGCGCCATCGAACATCATCTCGAAGCCGACATCGTAGGCCGAAGGCTGAGGGTTCCGGATCGGCTCGGTCGGGCCACCGATCGACGATGACTCGGCGTAGGACAGATCAAACGACGAGTCGGTCATCAGGGGCCTGGGCATGACAGTCCATCTAGCCCCCTCGGCGAAGTACCGGGCGAAGATCGGCTTGAGGAACTGGGTCTCGAAGTAGCGCGCGCGCACCATCGGCGGCGTCTCGACGATCTCGTCGCCCAGGATCAGCGTGTTGTCCCGCACGTTCAGCGGCGGCACCACCGCCGCTTCCCAGGCCAGGGTGCGTACCGACGCGGTGTCCGAGCGAACGTCGAGCGGTCGGTGCACGGTCACGCCCAGAGACTCCAACGTCGAGGCGATGCCGTCGACGTCCTCGTTCAGTTCGTCGACGTAGCGTTGTTTGATCGCCAGCCGTTCACTGCTGCCGTCCGAGGGCGAGACCGCCAGGCGGGGGTAGTACCACTCGGATCGGATCAGGTTGTCGTGGAAGAACAGGTCGAAGGATAGTTCCCGTTCGTGCGAGGTGTAGTTCAGGGCCGATCCGACGACCACCTCGCGCAACGGCGACCATTCGTCATAACTGTTGAGGTGCACGGCAACTCCGTGTGGGTGAGAGCGGCGGGACCATTACTGAGGTACGGGTGCGAGCAACGCCTCTACGCGCTCCTGACCGGCCCATGCCTCCGCCAGGGTCGCCGCGACGTAGCAGTAACGCAGCGTTCCGTTGCTGGTGTTGTGCGGCATGACGGCGACCACGCCGGTGCCTGACTCGGGGTCGAACGCGAGGCCGGCCCGCGTCAGCGCGGCCAGCGCCGCCTCCAACGAAGGCACCTTCCAGTCGTCGCGCTCCAGCAGCACGCGCCGGTCGGCGTAGTCCGGGCCGACCAACTTCGCCCCGACGACCCCGTAGATGTGGGTCGAGCCGGTGACCCGGCCGTTGTACTCACTGAAGAAGACCCCGTCCGGGGTGACCAGTGAGTCGGCGGAGAGCAGGCCACGGTAACCGAGGGCGCGCAGCGACTCGCACAGCCGCTCCGCGCCGTCGACAAGTGCCGCCATCGTGGTCGGCGTGAGGTCCGGCGCGGGGATCACCTCCGCGATCGCCACCGGGGCGGAGAGCATCTCTCCCTGGCCGGCGAGTTCGATGCCGGCGTCGGTGATGAGGTATTCCAGGAACACCGCCCGATGGTCCGGGTGGTACCGCTCCACGACCACAGGCGTATGCCCGTGGCTGGTCAACCAGTCCCATCGCGACGCCAGGTAGGTCACCAGGGCCGGGCGGTCCGCAATGACCACCACACGCTGGGCCCCGACCGGCAGTACGCCCGAGGCGGGGGCCACGATCTCGTTGCCCCGGCCGCCGGTACGGAAGTCGTGCTTGAGGATGACCGGATGCCCGGCATCGAGCATGTCACCGATGAGCGCCGCCGCTGTCGCCTGGTCGGTGCAGACACCACCGTCCGGCAGCGGCACGCCCGCGCCCGCCGCGACCGCCCGGAACGCGGCCTTGCTGTTGGCCAGCCGGCCACCACCCTGAGCCAGGAAGGCGAACCCGGGCAGCGCGTCCGCCGCTCCGATCGCCTCGGCCAGGCGGGCGATCGAGGAGTCCGGGTGCAGCCAACAAACCTCGGTCACGGTCCGGCCACCCACCGCTGCCCGAACCTCGGCCAGGAACTCGGGGTCCGTCAACCGATCCGGGGAGAGCACCCCGACGCCGAGCTGGCCGACCGGCGGGACCACGATCCGCAGGGTCGCCGAGTCGGTGCCGGTCAATCCCGTCACATAATCCAGGTAGCTGCGCTCGGGTGCCACCGGCAGCACCAGGATGTCGTCGTCGACCGCCTGCCAGAGCAGCCGCTGCGTCCACCAGCCGCTCTGCTTGCGCTTGGCGTCGGCGACCGCGAACCGATCCTCGTTGAACTCGTTACCCACCAGCAACCGGGTCATCGGGCCTGCTCCATCCGCTCGTGCATGCCCCGGACGAAGAGCGCCTGCCCCGCGTGTTGCAGGTTGTCGCTCAGCACGCTGACCAGCCTCACCCCGACGCTCACCGGCGGGGTGTACGACGTGTCGATGATCCGGGCGAGTTCCGCTTCGGTCACTCCGCTGAGATAGCCGAAGGTCCTGGCCATCACCGCGTCGTGGTAGGCGGAGACGCCATCGCTGTCGGCTTTGGCCAGGGCAGCGATCTCGTCCGGACCGTCGCCCTGCCCGCGGGTGGACACGTCGCGCTCGACGCCGGTGCGCGTCGCCCACTGTGGATCCGCCCACAGCTCGGGCTCGCCCATGATGTCGGCGATGTGATGGTCCTGGATCCGGGTCAGGTGCCACACCAGCCAGGCGATCGAGTTCGTGCCCGGCTCGATCTGGTGGACGAACGTTCCGGGTCGCAGGCTGGCCAGGGCATCGTGGACCAGACGGTGGACACGGCCGTACGCCTCGGTCAACACGTCCCGCACCGGCATAGTCGGCACTGTCATGTGGGAAAACTCCCCTGGTTCGGTGGATCGGACGTCCGCATCGTCGGCCGTGTCCAGATGTGCAAGGATCGCGGCCAGACAGTGCGTTGGGTTCTCCAGATGGGGTGCGTGGGCCGCGTCGGGTACCACCACGAACCGGGCCCGGCGCAAGGTGCCGGCCAGCCGGACGGCGGCTGACCGCAGCGGGGTGTCGTGCTCGCCCACCATCACGAGCGCGGCAATGTCGAGTCGGGCGAGTTCGTCCAGCATCGACGGGTATTGGCTCAACTCCCGTCCCAACGTGGCGTAGGCCTCGACCGAGGTGCGGGCGAAGTCGTGCCGGAAGCGATCCCGCTGGGGCTTGCTACGGAACGGCAGGCTGTTGTCGATCCGGTCGATGATCTGCGCCAACGCCGCCATACCGCGTTCGCGGCCGACCGTGGCGAGGCGCAGGATGACCTCGGCGGGCACCGGCGACACCGGTTCGGCGGTGGCGCTGATCAACAGCAGGGATCGGACGCGGGACGGGTGGGCCAGCGCGAACCGCATCGCGACCACACCGCCCATGGAGTGGCCGATGAGATCGACCTTGGCCAGACCCCGCGCATCGAGGAATGCTGTCACGTCCTCGGTGAGCCGATCGAGGCTGTACGGGCCGACGTCGGCCCGGTCACCGTGCCCCCGCTGGTCGTACGCGAGCACCTGCCGCCCGGTCGCCAGGGCGGGCGCGATCTCAGCCCAGTCTGCCGAGCTGGTGGTGATCCCGTGCAGCAACAGCACGGGCGGCCCGCTGCCCCAGGCGGAGCACGGGATCTCGGCCGGCCTCACCAGGCCACCGACAACTCGCACGCCGCATACCGTCCGCTGCCCACCGCCATCGGCACCTCGGACGCCGGTACCGCCAGTCGCAGCCCTGGGAACTGCCCGAACAGCTCGTGGTAGCTGATCTCCATCTCCAAGCGCGCCAGGTGCTGCCCGACGCACTGGTGGATGCCCGCGCCGAGCGCCACATGCCCGGCCGTCGTCCGCCCGAGATCCAGCTCGTCCGGTCGGTCGAACACGTGCGGGTCCCGGTTTGCCGCAGAGAGGAGAACCGTCACGCACTCACCGGCCCGGATCAGCTCGCCGTCCAGTTCGACGTCCTTCAACGCGGTCCGGGGTAGTCCGTACTGGAACACGGTCAGATATCGCAGCAACTCCTCCACCGTCCGGGTCAGCGACACCTCACCGGCGCGCAACCGGTCGAGTTCTTCCGGATGTGTCAGCAGCGCCATGACCCCCAGCCCCAGCATCCCGGCGACGGAGTCGTGACCACCGGTCAGCAGCAGCACGCCGAGCCCGGCCAGTTCGTCATCGTCGGCGTCGCTGGCGGTGAGCTGGCTCAACAGGTCGTTGCCCGGCGCGGTGCGGCGTTGTCGGACGAGCCCCAGCATCAACTCGTGCAGGTTGCGCATCGCGGTCAACGCCTCGTCGGCGGTAGCGTCGAGGCTGAAGAGCACTCCGCTGTTGCGGCAGAACTCCAGCCGGGCGTCGAGCGGCACCGCGAGCACCTCGCAGATGACCAGTGAGGGCACCGGGTTGGCGAATGTCGCCACCAGGTCCGCCGGCGACCCGTGCGCCCGCAACACCGCCAACTGGTCCGTCACCACCCTCGTGACCAGTGGCCGTAGCTGTTCGATACGCCGCATCGTGAAGTGGCCGCTGAGCAGTCGGCGGAGGCGCGTGTGCTCCGGTGGGTCCATGTCCACGAACCAGCCCGGCAGGGCTGGACGGCCCATGAACGGGCCAGTTCCATCACGGGGCACCGGAGTGTGGGTGAGCTCGGAACGCGAGCTGAACCGGGCATCGGTGAGCACCCGCCGGGCCAGTCGGTGGCTGCTCACCGCCCAACCCAGGTGCCCGTCCGGGTAGCGCAGCCGACGCAGCGGCAGATCCGCCCAGTCGGACGGTGGGTCGAACGGGCGCGTACGCGTGGTGGTCAGCGACCAGGGCGGCTCACTCGACACGGTTGCCCTCCATGAACAGCAGCGGACCACCCGAGTCAAGTCGCACGCGCTGGCCATACCTGACCACCCAACTGGGGTCCACGTGACCGATGTCCGCGTTGACGACCACCGGGTACGAGATTCCGGGCAGCAGTTCGTCCAGCAGGTCGGCGCAGCGGGCGGCCCACTGTGCGGGCGGTATCTCCGGGTGGGTGCCGATCACCATGCCGGCGACGCGTGACAGGTCCAGCCGCGTGCAGAGATCGGCGAACGTACGCTCCGGCTCCGGGCTGCGATGGGCGTTGTGCCACAGCAGCACCGTCCCGGTGAGGTCGAGGTCGAACGTCTCCACGAGCGGCCCGACCAACGTCAGTTCCCCGCCGACCAGCACCCCGCTGCTCGTCCCGGGACGCAGCCAGGTACAGCCGCCGTCGACCCAACGCCCACGTGGTGTCTCGTTCCGGTCGGTGAGATGCCAGTTCAAGAACTCACCGGTGCGGCGACCGACCGGTGCGCAGGCCAGCGGCGCGGCGGTGTCGAGCGCGGCACCGAGCCCGGCCAGCGTCTCCGGAAAGGGACTTCCGCCCTCTCCGAAGTGCCCCAGGAAGGTGGCGCCGTAGAGCGAGCCGAGCCCCACCCGCGAGGCCAGGAACTGGTTGATGAACACGTTGTCACAGAAGCCGACGAACGGCTTGGGACGTCGCGCGAACACGGCCGGATCGAGCAGGGGCAGCAGGTGCCGGGTGGCCGAGCCCGCATCGGCCGCCAGCACCACGTCCACCGTCGGGTCGTCGAACGCCTCCATCAGGTCACTCGCCCGCTCCTCGGGCAGACCGGCCGTGACGCCGTCGTCGGCCAGGGCGAAGGCGTTGGTCGCGAAGGTCACCCGGTAGCCCGCCTGGATGGCGGCGTCCATGGCACGTCGCGTGCGACCGGGCAGCTGGGCCAGGCTCGCCATCGCGGGGCTGACCACGCGAATATGAGCGCCCGGTCCGACCGGCGGTGGCGAGGTCGTGGGCGCGGTCACCGGATGCCCTCTCGCCGAGATCCGGCCAGCAGGGCCGTCACCTCGCCCAGGGTGGAGTGACGATAGAGGTCTTCGATGTCCAACGGCCGGTCGGGCACTGCCTGCTGGAGCACCGCCCGAAGACGCAGGATGAGCAGCGAGCTGCCGCCCACGTCGAAGAAGGAGTCGTCCCGGTGGTATTCGCGCTCCTCGCCCAGCACGTCCCGCCAGGCGCGTAGCACCGTGTCGGCCAGTGCGTGGCCGCCCTCAGCCGGGGCGGCGTTGACCGTCGAGACCGCGGCCGTCCTCGCCGACGCCGAAGGTGCCGGGCGTGCCACGATCGCTGACGGTGCCGCCGCTTCACGGAGACCCGCCTCATCAAGCTCACCGTCGGCCGTCCGCGGAAGCTTCCCCATCAGCGTGACCTGACTCGGCACGGCGGCGGAGTGCAGCCACCGCTCGACGTGCGCCCGCAGGCCGGCCACCGACAGCGCAGCCGCGCCTGACACGACTCCGGCGAGCACCCGGCCGCCGGGCAACAGCGTGGCTCCGGCATCGACCACATCGGGATGGGTACGCAACACCGCAGCCACGCCATCAAGGTTCACCGCGGTCCCCTGCACCGGCACGATGCGATCGTCGTGGGCGGACCCCGCGAGCAGCCCTTCGACGAGCGGATGGCCCGCGTCGTCGGGCTGCCGAAAGTGGTGCACCAGCATCGAACGAGGCCCGGGCCGGTACGCCGTGACCACCAGCTCTGGACATCGGGTGAGTTGCCGGGCGAGTGCGTCGGGCGGCACCCCCACGCAGTCCGAAAAGACCTGGGTCACCCCGGCCAACGCGGTCGGGCGGTACTCCGCGATCTGGCGAAGTCGGGCGCCGCTCAGGTGAAGCGCGGAGATCCGGCGTTCGCGCAGGAAGGCGCCAAGCCCGGCCGGGTTCATCGACCCGACACCGCACACCTCTACCGTGCCGCCGGTAAGCAGCGGAGCGAAGATCTCCAACGGCGCTTCCAGCGTGGCGAGGGGAGTCCGCCGCATGAACCTCGCATAGGCGTCGGCTGTGCCCAGCCCAGGGTCGTCAACGGCGGCGGCGATCGTCGCGAGCGCTACGGGCGCGGGCTGTGGTTTACCATCCCGACCGGGCACAAAGACCACGCAGCACCACTCGGCCACGGCGCATGCGGGCGGCACCGGGCCGAGTTCGCCCCCGCTCGTCGGCGTCGCGGAGCGGTGCGCACCGCCCCACGTTGGCAGCACCACAGTCGACAGTCCGGCCAGGGCGTCGCCGGCCGCGGCCAGCCGACCCTGTTCACCGGTCACCACACGCACCCCCGCCCGCTGCAACATCTCGCGAGCGAGCGCGGGCGGGTGCTCCGGCTCGATCGAGAGGTACGCCGCACCGAGCCGGAGCACCGCCAGGATCGCCACGAGTTCGCCGGCCGAGCGACGTGCCGTCACCGCCACGCAGTCACCGGCCCGCACCCCGGCCGCGTGCAGCAGCGCGGAGTGCGCCTCCGCCGCCTGTCGTAGCTGGCCGTATGTGACGGTGCGCCTCGGGTCGGCGTCCCGCACCGCGATCACGGCCGGCCCGAGACTGACCCGCGTCTCAAAACGCGACCACAGCGGCACAGGTGTCAACCCACCTGCGGACGGGACTGCCGCACCGCCGAAACGGTCGACCACAGCGTGTCAACCGAATGAAAGGTTTCCTCCGTCAAGGTCTCATCGGGCATGTTGATGCCGAACTCCTCCTCGATCTGCACCACCAACTGCACCAGGAGCAAAGAGTTCAGGCCGAGGTCGGCGAGCCGGTCGTCCGGTGAGATCTCCTGCGTGGATGTCCCGGGCAGGGTGGCGAGCAGGACTTTCTCGAACTGATCGAACGGATTTTCCGATGCCAAAGTGACATCCCTCGCATCGAAATCGGGTCCCTGGCAAGGTTTACGGTTGTCGATACTATAACGACGCCAGCTCCGTTGGTAGTGCCCACGAGGCAACGGGAGGACACACGGGTGGCCGAGATTTCGCTTGACGACATCGACCTGGCCTGGCTACGCCAGCGCCGAACGGCCAAGTGGACCAATTATGGGGCGGACATACTGCCCGCCTGGATCGCCGAGATGGATTTTCCGATCGCCGAGCCGATCCGGGCCGCACTCACGCAGGCCATCGAACTCGACGAGTTCGGCTACTCGCCGACCGACGACCAGTTGTTGCGCACCAGTTGCGCCGACTTCCTCGCCCGGCGCTACGGTTGGCGGGTCGACCCCGCCCGGATCGTCGGCGTGCCCGACGGCGTCGAGGGAGTTGCCGCCGCGCTGCGGTTCTACGGCGGACCGGTGATCGTGCCCACACCGTGCTACCCACCATTCTTCGACGTGATCTCGCTCCTTGGGGAAGAGATCATCGAAGTTCCGCTCCGCGATGGGCGGCTCGACCGGGACGGCATAGCGCGGGCACTGGCCGCCGGCGCGCGTACCCTGCTGCTGTGCAATCCGCACAACCCCACCGGACGGGTCCTCACCCGGGCTGAACTGGCGGACGTGGCCGACCTGGTGGCCGATCACCACGCCCGGGTGGTGTCCGACGAGGTCCACGCGCCGCTGATCTATCCCGGAAACTCGCACACGCCGCTGGCCACGATCGACCCGAATCTGTGCGCCACCATCATGTCCGCCTCGAAGGCCTGGAACGTCGCGGGCCTGAAGTGCGCGCAGCTCATCCTCACCAACGACGACGACTTCGCCCGCTGGCAGGCCGCGTCGCCGTTCGCGGTCGGCGGTCGTAGCCCGTTGGGTATCGTCGCCACGGTGGCCGCCTACCGCGAGGGCGGCGACTGGCTCGACCACATCCTCGACTACCTCGACCACAACCGCGCTCTACTCACCGATCTACTCGCCGACCTGTTGCCGCAGATCAGCTTCCGACCGCCCGACGGCACCTACCTGGCATGGTTGGATTGCCGGCCGCTCGGCTTGACCGACCCCGCCGCGTTCTTCCTGGAGCACGCCAGGGTCGCGCTCTCCGACGGACGAGGCTTCGGCCGTCCGGGAGAAGGCTTTGTCCGGCTCAACTTCGCCACCTCCGCTGGCCTGCTTCGCCAGATCGTGACGGCGATGTCGACCGCGATCCACGCGCGGGGCTACGGCGCGACCGCGTGACCTGACGGTCAGGCGTCCGCGAGGACGGCGTCCACCGCCCGGAAGACGAGATCCGGCAGCCCCGGGGCAGCGCACATCACCTCGAAGCGCGCGTCCAGGTGCGCCACCGGAATCGCCCCGTCGATCCCGGGTAGCCAAACCTCGCTTCCCGCGCTCAGCACCACCGACCGGATCCGGTCGAGGCCATGCCACGCCGGCACGGTCACGGCCAACAGCAGATATCGCAACCATCCGAGGTACTGGGCGCAGAGATCACCAGCGATCGACCTGCACTCGGCCGGGCCCATCCCCAGGTCGGCCGTCATCCGCTCCAGCCCTCCGGTGAGCTCCTCCCTCGCCCAGGCCAGCAGACCCGGGCTGGCCCAGTCGCCATCGAAGGCGGACGGTCCGGTAAGTCCGGCCGCGGCGCGCAGTTTGCCGTATTCTTCCGCGATCAGTTCGGGTGTGACCCAGGCCGGCTCGACCGCGACAACCGGTAGCGCCCGCCCCGTCACGGCGGCGCAGGCTGCGGCGATGGCCAACGCCGCCGGTGTGGCGGTGCAGTAGGTCACCAGGGCGGCCGGCGGCTCCGGCAGGTCGGCCAGCCGTTCCGCGTACCGGTGTGCGACCGTCCGTAACGTGTCGTCGGCCCCGACCTCCCCGCGGGACAGATCGGCCGCGACGTCGGCGAGCAGCACGCCGTGCCTGGTGTCGTGACGGCGGCACGCCTTCCAGACATTGTGCGGCGTGCGTAGGAAGTCGACGAAAAGCACGGCCGGCCGACCGGGGCGCTCCACCGTCATCCGTACCGTGGTCATGGCGTCGTCCTCGTGAGGAGGCTCTCTGGTCGCTCCAGCAAGCCCTTGAGCGTGCTCAGGAAGGCCATCGCGTCCGCCCCGTTAAAGACGCGATGGTCGTACTCCAAGCCGAGATGCACCACGCGTCGGACCGCGTGGTTTCCGTTCGCGTCCCGCGCG
Proteins encoded in this region:
- a CDS encoding glycine amidinotransferase is translated as MHLNSYDEWSPLREVVVGSALNYTSHERELSFDLFFHDNLIRSEWYYPRLAVSPSDGSSERLAIKQRYVDELNEDVDGIASTLESLGVTVHRPLDVRSDTASVRTLAWEAAVVPPLNVRDNTLILGDEIVETPPMVRARYFETQFLKPIFARYFAEGARWTVMPRPLMTDSSFDLSYAESSSIGGPTEPIRNPQPSAYDVGFEMMFDGAQCLRLGRDIVVNVSTVNHAYAVDWLERHFEGRFRFHRVHRLSDSHIDSMVLALRPGTLLVRSEAVAEKLPAPLRSWDMIIPPPPEGNNFPTYADDDLVLTSPFIDLNVLSVDPDTVLVNEACPELIKTLEQRKFTVVPVRHRHRRLFGGGFHCFTLDTVRDGGPEDYLG
- a CDS encoding LD-carboxypeptidase translates to MTAPTTSPPPVGPGAHIRVVSPAMASLAQLPGRTRRAMDAAIQAGYRVTFATNAFALADDGVTAGLPEERASDLMEAFDDPTVDVVLAADAGSATRHLLPLLDPAVFARRPKPFVGFCDNVFINQFLASRVGLGSLYGATFLGHFGEGGSPFPETLAGLGAALDTAAPLACAPVGRRTGEFLNWHLTDRNETPRGRWVDGGCTWLRPGTSSGVLVGGELTLVGPLVETFDLDLTGTVLLWHNAHRSPEPERTFADLCTRLDLSRVAGMVIGTHPEIPPAQWAARCADLLDELLPGISYPVVVNADIGHVDPSWVVRYGQRVRLDSGGPLLFMEGNRVE
- a CDS encoding peptide ligase PGM1-related protein, which translates into the protein MTRLLVGNEFNEDRFAVADAKRKQSGWWTQRLLWQAVDDDILVLPVAPERSYLDYVTGLTGTDSATLRIVVPPVGQLGVGVLSPDRLTDPEFLAEVRAAVGGRTVTEVCWLHPDSSIARLAEAIGAADALPGFAFLAQGGGRLANSKAAFRAVAAGAGVPLPDGGVCTDQATAAALIGDMLDAGHPVILKHDFRTGGRGNEIVAPASGVLPVGAQRVVVIADRPALVTYLASRWDWLTSHGHTPVVVERYHPDHRAVFLEYLITDAGIELAGQGEMLSAPVAIAEVIPAPDLTPTTMAALVDGAERLCESLRALGYRGLLSADSLVTPDGVFFSEYNGRVTGSTHIYGVVGAKLVGPDYADRRVLLERDDWKVPSLEAALAALTRAGLAFDPESGTGVVAVMPHNTSNGTLRYCYVAATLAEAWAGQERVEALLAPVPQ
- a CDS encoding non-ribosomal peptide synthetase, with product MVDRFGGAAVPSAGGLTPVPLWSRFETRVSLGPAVIAVRDADPRRTVTYGQLRQAAEAHSALLHAAGVRAGDCVAVTARRSAGELVAILAVLRLGAAYLSIEPEHPPALAREMLQRAGVRVVTGEQGRLAAAGDALAGLSTVVLPTWGGAHRSATPTSGGELGPVPPACAVAEWCCVVFVPGRDGKPQPAPVALATIAAAVDDPGLGTADAYARFMRRTPLATLEAPLEIFAPLLTGGTVEVCGVGSMNPAGLGAFLRERRISALHLSGARLRQIAEYRPTALAGVTQVFSDCVGVPPDALARQLTRCPELVVTAYRPGPRSMLVHHFRQPDDAGHPLVEGLLAGSAHDDRIVPVQGTAVNLDGVAAVLRTHPDVVDAGATLLPGGRVLAGVVSGAAALSVAGLRAHVERWLHSAAVPSQVTLMGKLPRTADGELDEAGLREAAAPSAIVARPAPSASARTAAVSTVNAAPAEGGHALADTVLRAWRDVLGEEREYHRDDSFFDVGGSSLLILRLRAVLQQAVPDRPLDIEDLYRHSTLGEVTALLAGSRREGIR
- the dpgD gene encoding enoyl-CoA-hydratase DpgD — translated: MSLVSAQRVRYVKDGRVARVTLNRPRVHNAMDLAMHAQLAEVWDDFAADDDLWVAVLTGAGTRAFSVGQDLKETAEQIRTGNPPASSFGSRGRPGWPRLTERFDLDKPVIAAVRGYALGGGFELALACDIIIASTDATFALPEARLGLVPGAGGVFRLTRQVPLKVAMGHLLTGRPLTADRAYDLGVVNEVVPAEELDTAVAEWVEDLLRCAPLAVRSIKQAAAASATMPLAEAFRAHYPGEERRRHSRDASEGPLAFAEKRQPRWTGT
- a CDS encoding phosphopantetheine-binding protein yields the protein MASENPFDQFEKVLLATLPGTSTQEISPDDRLADLGLNSLLLVQLVVQIEEEFGINMPDETLTEETFHSVDTLWSTVSAVRQSRPQVG
- a CDS encoding cytochrome P450, with protein sequence MSSEPPWSLTTTRTRPFDPPSDWADLPLRRLRYPDGHLGWAVSSHRLARRVLTDARFSSRSELTHTPVPRDGTGPFMGRPALPGWFVDMDPPEHTRLRRLLSGHFTMRRIEQLRPLVTRVVTDQLAVLRAHGSPADLVATFANPVPSLVICEVLAVPLDARLEFCRNSGVLFSLDATADEALTAMRNLHELMLGLVRQRRTAPGNDLLSQLTASDADDDELAGLGVLLLTGGHDSVAGMLGLGVMALLTHPEELDRLRAGEVSLTRTVEELLRYLTVFQYGLPRTALKDVELDGELIRAGECVTVLLSAANRDPHVFDRPDELDLGRTTAGHVALGAGIHQCVGQHLARLEMEISYHELFGQFPGLRLAVPASEVPMAVGSGRYAACELSVAW
- a CDS encoding alpha/beta fold hydrolase, with amino-acid sequence MRVVGGLVRPAEIPCSAWGSGPPVLLLHGITTSSADWAEIAPALATGRQVLAYDQRGHGDRADVGPYSLDRLTEDVTAFLDARGLAKVDLIGHSMGGVVAMRFALAHPSRVRSLLLISATAEPVSPVPAEVILRLATVGRERGMAALAQIIDRIDNSLPFRSKPQRDRFRHDFARTSVEAYATLGRELSQYPSMLDELARLDIAALVMVGEHDTPLRSAAVRLAGTLRRARFVVVPDAAHAPHLENPTHCLAAILAHLDTADDADVRSTEPGEFSHMTVPTMPVRDVLTEAYGRVHRLVHDALASLRPGTFVHQIEPGTNSIAWLVWHLTRIQDHHIADIMGEPELWADPQWATRTGVERDVSTRGQGDGPDEIAALAKADSDGVSAYHDAVMARTFGYLSGVTEAELARIIDTSYTPPVSVGVRLVSVLSDNLQHAGQALFVRGMHERMEQAR
- a CDS encoding aminotransferase class I/II-fold pyridoxal phosphate-dependent enzyme — its product is MAEISLDDIDLAWLRQRRTAKWTNYGADILPAWIAEMDFPIAEPIRAALTQAIELDEFGYSPTDDQLLRTSCADFLARRYGWRVDPARIVGVPDGVEGVAAALRFYGGPVIVPTPCYPPFFDVISLLGEEIIEVPLRDGRLDRDGIARALAAGARTLLLCNPHNPTGRVLTRAELADVADLVADHHARVVSDEVHAPLIYPGNSHTPLATIDPNLCATIMSASKAWNVAGLKCAQLILTNDDDFARWQAASPFAVGGRSPLGIVATVAAYREGGDWLDHILDYLDHNRALLTDLLADLLPQISFRPPDGTYLAWLDCRPLGLTDPAAFFLEHARVALSDGRGFGRPGEGFVRLNFATSAGLLRQIVTAMSTAIHARGYGATA